A DNA window from Vigna angularis cultivar LongXiaoDou No.4 chromosome 1, ASM1680809v1, whole genome shotgun sequence contains the following coding sequences:
- the LOC128195872 gene encoding uncharacterized protein LOC128195872, whose product MEWYLRKEDRHRPEIRAAFNMDDGGMSEGSKVEKDDDDDESSDDGTWEAGAEERLRKNNDDIRALNAKIGVLTRELFEICQTPIFHEADACGTDEEVGGGVDEAPGVGGEEKAEVGGDEEAEVRPDCGFEEEGDGNAVQYPLGAYTEVRGEDKTAHEEEIVSRTVDNIHFIEIDDDGDEEEREVVPLVIPPLRSFVGDPSTTVDVDQLYTTVSVREMTVYRVVSEIIGQTLSTTSLYTLAPIKYVDNMVVLFACTIFMYFEKRLCGVVKRIHFSPLYSHHILTDYRKRPQNRHVWTLHNYNSYLRSDHFGLGDIATADFLFLPFVHDDHWWCYSVKLRSLEIFVIDSLGKGIRDRKRIDTAVAKNMARFFCILMNTSEGSIGPLTVKQANIPSQPNLHDCGVIMLKAMEIWDGDEKYNGKSMPEYTTEELLGIRKKYVCDWILDNENIRRIEALQLYGIF is encoded by the exons ATGGAGTGGTATCTACGAAAGGAAGATCGTCATAGGCCGGAAATCCGTGCAGCTTTCAACATGGATGACGGAGGGATGAGTGAAGGATCCAAGGTTgagaaagatgatgatgatgacgaaaGCTCTGATGACGGGACATGGGAAGCAGGTGCCGAGGAGAGATTGAGGAAAAACAATGATGATATCAGAGCATTGAATGCCAAGATTGGAGTTCTTACTAGGgagttatttgaaatttgtcAAACTCCAATCTTTCATGAAGCAGATGCATGTGGCACTGATGAAGAGGTTGGTGGTGGAGTTGATGAAGCACCTGGAGTTGGAGGTGAGGAGAAGGCTGAAGTTGGGGGAGACGAAGAGGCTGAAGTTCGTCCTGATTGTGGAtttgaagaagaaggtgatggtAATGCAGTTCAATACCCCCTAGGTGCATATACTGAAGTAAGAGGGGAGGATAAAACCGCACATGAAGAGGAGATAGTTTCAAGAACTGTTGATAACATTCATTTTATTGAAAtagatgatgatggtgatgaagaaGAACGGGAGGTCGTGCCATTGGTTATACCCCCATTGCGCAGTTTTGTTGGTGATCCAAGCACCACTGTTGATGTAGACCAATTGTACACAACAGTCAGCGTCAGAGAGATGACCGTATACAG GGTTGTAAGCGAGATAATTGGGCAAACGTTGAGCACGACTTCATTGTACACTTTGGCCCCGATAAAATACGTTGATAACATG GTGGTGTTATTTGCTTGTACGATCTTTATGTACTTTGAGAAAAGGTTGTGCGGTGTTGTTAAGAGGATTCATTTTAGTCCGTTATActcg CACCATATTCTTACAGATTATAGGAAACGTCCACAGAATCGCCATGTTTGGACGCTTCATAACTATAACAGCTATTTGCGTTCCGATCATTTTGGACTTGGAGACATTGCCACAGCGGACTTT ttgttTCTGCCATTTGTCCACGACGATCATTGGTGGTGTTATTCAGTGAAATTGAGGTCATTGGAGATTTTTGTGATTGACTCATTGGGTAAGGGGATCAGAGACCGCAAAAGGATAGACACAGCTGTT GCTAAAAATATGGCACGATTTTTTTGCATCTTGATGAATACATCGGAAGGTAGTATCGGTCCTTTGACTGTTAAACAAGCAAATATCCCATCccaaccaaactt ACATGATTGTGGAGTCATAATGTTGAAAGCAATGGAAATCTGGGATGGAGACGAAAAATACAACGGGAAAAGCATGCCTGAATATACAACT GAGGAGCTCCTTGGGATTAGAAAGAAATATGTGTGTGACTGGATCCTGGACAACGAGAACATAAGAAGAATAGAAGCCCTACAGTTATATGGCATTTTTTAG
- the LOC108338616 gene encoding uncharacterized protein LOC108338616 produces MRMSTLKKKREEEEPPSSLSLDNANGSDSQSEEGSKREDDSLRYEQARDQRIKDNMERMHKLGLFDLSLKLKHPKRNYLPKKKKAVQPNHSPQRRSSRIMNLVPINYSERNRESASKENGVVEICIPEGTNPEVYTEEHEEHLGDCESAWELYVDGYDEDGNRIYDPIKGETCHQCRQKTLGQHTHCNKCELLQGKFCGDCLYMRYGENVMEANRNNKWVCPPCRGICNCSRCRRGKGWRPTGNIYSKVSKLGFKSVAHYLIKTRGTELEGSDAENSVAEEKSETSADTKLNRPTLTRASKKRA; encoded by the exons ATGAGAATGAGCACTCTCAAAAAGaagagggaagaagaagaaccccCTTCTTCTCTTTCCCTCGATAATGCTAATGGTAGCGACTCCCAAAGTGAAGAAGGGTCCAAAAGAGAAGATGATTCTTTACGTTACGAGCAAGCTAGGGACCAAAGGATCAAAGACAACATGGAGAGAATGCACAAGCTTGGCTTGTTCGACTTGTCTCTCAAACTCAAACACCCAAAACGAAACTATCTCcccaagaaaaagaaggccgTCCAACCCAACCATTCGCCCCAGAGACGCTCCTCCAG AATAATGAACCTGGTACCAATTAACTATTCTGAGAGAAATCGTGAATCTGCAAGTAAGGAAAACGGTGTCGTAGAGATTTGTATACCAGAAGGTACAAACCCTGAAGTTTACACTGAAGAGCATGAGGAGCATCTGGGAGACTGTGAGAGTGCTTGGGAATTGTATGTGGATGGATATGATGAGGATGGGAACCGTATATATGATCCAATCAAAGGAGAGACATGCCATCAATGCAG GCAGAAAACTCTTGGCCAGCATACTCATTGCAACAAATGCGAATTACTCCAAGGGAAATTTTGTGGAGATTGCTTGTACATGAG ATATGGAGAAAATGTGATGGAAGCCAACCGTAACAACAAATGGGTTTGCCCTCCTTGTAGAGGAATTTGCAACTGCAGTCGTTGCCGCAGGGGAAAAGGTTGGAGGCCTACTGGCAACATATACAGTAAG GTGTCAAAGCTGGGTTTCAAATCTGTGGCTCATTATTTGATTAAAACTCGAGGCACTGAGTTGGAAGGGTCAGATGCTGAAAATAGTGTTGCTGAAGAAAAATCAGAGACATCTGCAGATACCAAACTGAATAGACCAACTCTCACGAGGGCATCAAAGAAGAGGGCATAG